One window of the Salvia splendens isolate huo1 chromosome 1, SspV2, whole genome shotgun sequence genome contains the following:
- the LOC121744043 gene encoding LIM domain-containing protein WLIM2b-like: MSFIGTQQKCKACDKTVYPVELLSADGVSYHKSCFKCSHCKGTLKLSSYSSMEGVLYCKPHYEQLFKETGSFTKNFQSPAKSAEKLTAEMTRSPSKAAGMFSGTQDKCATCGKTAYPLEKVTVESLSYHKSCFKCSHGGCSLTPSNYAALDGILYCKPHFSQLFKEKGSYNHLIKSASMKHPTVVVPDS, translated from the exons ATGTCTTTTATTGGAACACAGCAGAAATGCAAGGCGTGTGACAAGACTGTGTATCCCGTGGAATTGCTGTCTGCTGATGGAGTTAGTTATCATAAATCTTGCTTCAAATGCTCCCATTGCAAGGGAACCCTCAAG CTGAGCAGTTATTCGTCGATGGAGGGTGTTCTCTATTGCAAGCCCCACTATGAGCAACTTTTCAAGGAGACTGGCAGTTTCACCAAGAACTTTCAATCAC CTGCAAAGTCAGCTGAGAAGTTAACAGCAGAGATG ACAAGATCACCTAGCAAGGCTGCAGGCATGTTCTCTGGGACACAAGATAAATGTGCAACGTGCGGCAAAACAGCTTATCCACTTGAGAAG GTGACCGTGGAAAGCTTGAGTTATCACAAGTCGTGTTTCAAGTGTTCTCATGGTGGATGCTCTCTAACTCCGTCAAACTATGCTGCCCTAGATGGCATCCTATACTGCAAACCCCATTTTTCACAGCTCTTCAAAGAAAAAGGGAGCTATAACCATTTGATCAAGTCTGCATCAATGAAACACCCGACTGTTGTGGTTCCTGACTCTTGA